In one Arenibacter antarcticus genomic region, the following are encoded:
- a CDS encoding RagB/SusD family nutrient uptake outer membrane protein, giving the protein MKNILYVIVLFTLFACEDYLDKTDPNATTFVEFFNDEGDLSRVVYSSYRDVFTDNNNRRMNFYMKDGRSDNAYSRIQGDHHQNVANGNFNSSTSGFLYYYELHMKHLGRLNTFIANIDVPYVEDESVRLRYKSILEALRFWHYFELTFRWGDVPFTLEPADLDSARKPVTPKAEILDYLFSNYEEIANRLPKEEYSSDKYMFNQYSFKALVMRYAMYNKKYALAAKLAKEVMDSQNYELHPVYGDLFNYNASSNNKEFIMHFNRESYSGSTYSFKDLGPHFRTGNGQSYVVPLKSLVDSYWTLQGETIDNSNLHTKKEYELNPSLNRDPRYSASIMGHGDWFYNEQIDIFNENNPMYHEKERASASGYWFKKFVDEADAFKSSGNMEFGLLRYAEVLLTYAEAKIMLNEIDVTAKSAINDVRRRAGLDMNFADVTLPTYGSYTKDQWIALIRNERRVELAGEGLRYDDIIRWEIADKELNKPALGYTREVNGELQSIKIEDRSFKTNNYVWPFHENTLKVNPGIKQNPGY; this is encoded by the coding sequence ATGAAAAATATATTATATGTTATCGTACTCTTCACATTGTTCGCATGTGAAGATTATCTAGATAAAACGGACCCCAATGCTACTACATTTGTAGAGTTTTTCAACGATGAAGGCGATCTAAGTCGAGTAGTGTATAGTAGCTATAGGGATGTCTTTACCGACAATAATAATCGCAGAATGAACTTCTATATGAAGGATGGAAGATCGGATAATGCCTATAGTCGTATTCAAGGGGATCATCATCAAAACGTCGCGAATGGCAATTTTAACAGTTCAACTAGTGGTTTCTTGTATTATTATGAACTACATATGAAGCATTTGGGCCGATTAAATACGTTTATCGCCAATATTGATGTGCCCTATGTGGAGGATGAATCAGTTAGGTTACGATATAAAAGTATATTGGAAGCCCTACGTTTTTGGCACTATTTTGAACTGACTTTCCGATGGGGAGATGTGCCATTTACACTAGAACCTGCAGATTTAGATTCCGCAAGAAAACCAGTTACTCCGAAAGCAGAAATTTTGGATTATTTGTTTTCAAACTATGAGGAAATAGCCAATAGATTGCCAAAAGAAGAATATTCTTCAGATAAGTATATGTTTAATCAATATTCTTTTAAAGCATTGGTAATGCGTTATGCGATGTATAACAAAAAGTATGCTCTTGCAGCAAAATTGGCAAAGGAGGTAATGGATAGTCAAAACTATGAACTTCATCCAGTATACGGTGATTTATTTAACTATAATGCATCCTCTAACAACAAGGAGTTCATCATGCATTTTAATAGAGAAAGTTACTCAGGTAGTACATATTCATTTAAGGATTTAGGCCCACATTTTAGAACTGGAAACGGACAATCTTATGTGGTTCCTTTGAAATCATTGGTAGATTCGTATTGGACCTTGCAAGGAGAAACTATTGATAATAGTAACCTACATACCAAGAAAGAATACGAACTAAATCCTAGCTTAAATAGAGATCCTCGCTATAGCGCAAGTATTATGGGTCATGGTGATTGGTTTTACAATGAACAAATCGATATTTTTAATGAAAATAATCCCATGTATCATGAAAAGGAAAGAGCAAGTGCTTCAGGTTATTGGTTTAAAAAATTCGTAGATGAAGCAGATGCATTTAAATCTAGTGGCAATATGGAGTTTGGATTATTACGCTATGCAGAAGTTCTCCTTACCTATGCCGAAGCTAAAATTATGCTTAATGAGATTGATGTTACAGCCAAATCAGCTATCAATGATGTGAGAAGAAGAGCTGGGTTGGATATGAATTTCGCAGATGTAACCTTGCCAACTTATGGTTCATATACTAAAGACCAATGGATAGCCCTCATTAGAAATGAGCGTAGAGTGGAACTAGCTGGAGAAGGTTTAAGATATGACGACATTATTCGCTGGGAAATTGCGGATAAAGAACTTAATAAACCAGCTCTGGGTTATACCAGGGAAGTAAACGGTGAACTTCAATCTATAAAGATTGAGGATCGATCGTTTAAAACCAACAATTACGTGTGGCCATTTCATGAGAATACCTTAAAGGTGAACCCTGGCATCAAACAAAATCCAGGTTATTAA
- a CDS encoding SusC/RagA family TonB-linked outer membrane protein: protein MKNYNDYLNRIGIPLRFNFKLKLSLLVLFFTLFQIQANSYSKDLPLQSKVTGTVTDTKGEPIAFANVLVKSSTIGTITNEFGYYEIMAKNDAILMFSSMGYREKEVHINGKDILDVVLEDDVEALDEVVVSVGYNAIERKHIASSISVMDMDKISSRPIVKLNEAFSGTIPGVTRMQGNNLPGSSGSQISIRGLSTLQNASPLVIVDGMEQSLTDIDPNQVKSISVLKDAAAASMYGSRGANGVIIIETNRGATGEFKAEVHTWLSTQDPIDNPNLVNSADYMRLNNEARMMQGQSLLFSEADIIQSENGELPNVNWFNEVMRQQAHSYNTSANISGGGGVGTFNLMLGHVKENGLNVNEGTEKFSARFNTNINMGDKFVLLADFYAHRLQVDRLYMNSDGHGLYQRAWWMNPTQDVYYDSELKDHYMLHNNNMNPVARIFEGGLSNNLHDRSTINLRPRYYINDKLHIAGNVSYMMNKSASKHKRETFKFYDGDGVPVETWGHTVGSSQGVSQSQITARALLNYETKLRGNKDQIYLVLGTEAMNYTYSDYREIAKSSFFTKLNYSFDNRYLLEGTIRADGSSKFAPGNRWGIFPSGSVGWNMHNEQFMSGLKEQGIVNNLKLRASYGKIGNENVDPYLWEEIVNTWGWTMRVPNLSFTWEKQKQTNVGLDLTLLNNRLDITFDTYKKDSYDLIYSNFPVPPLTGSHSLESSVNIGEVQNKGWEASAKWSDKIGDFSYSVEGMVFDNKNKVQKAGYSQNDTLIFKGDNDKIWFRGIAVDNYYGYRSDGYFQSQEEVDATDAKLPNTLPGDIRYVDQNGDGIINDKDRVNLGDPFPHLNFSVNINMRYKNWDFSMLGQGVGKRLGRLNGMEGYPVMMDGSSNSLGVPRQEYMDNRWTPETPRSRFPRVWTGSSSNAVLSDVWLSNASFFRFKSLQLGYTIPKLGNSIKNIRIYMNAQDAITFTKWEGLEPERDGGNGNYPRMATYTLGAKLTIF, encoded by the coding sequence ATGAAAAATTACAACGATTATCTGAATCGTATTGGTATTCCTTTGCGATTTAATTTTAAATTGAAACTCTCACTTTTAGTCCTGTTTTTTACCCTTTTTCAAATTCAGGCAAATTCATATTCAAAAGATCTGCCATTACAATCCAAAGTAACGGGAACAGTAACCGATACTAAAGGAGAACCCATTGCTTTTGCCAACGTACTGGTTAAGAGTTCTACCATAGGAACAATTACCAATGAGTTTGGGTATTATGAAATAATGGCCAAAAATGATGCTATCCTTATGTTTAGTAGCATGGGGTACAGGGAAAAGGAAGTACACATCAACGGAAAGGACATCTTAGATGTAGTTTTGGAAGACGATGTAGAGGCCTTGGATGAAGTTGTTGTTTCCGTTGGATACAACGCCATAGAAAGAAAACATATTGCCTCTTCCATTTCGGTTATGGACATGGATAAGATTAGCTCTCGTCCAATAGTAAAGCTAAATGAAGCTTTTAGTGGAACGATACCAGGAGTAACTCGTATGCAAGGAAATAATTTACCAGGGAGTTCTGGAAGCCAGATTTCCATTAGAGGTTTAAGTACCTTACAAAATGCATCACCCTTGGTAATAGTTGATGGTATGGAGCAATCTTTGACCGACATAGACCCTAATCAAGTAAAAAGCATTAGCGTTTTAAAAGATGCAGCCGCTGCTTCAATGTACGGTTCTAGAGGAGCCAATGGCGTAATTATAATAGAAACCAATCGTGGTGCCACTGGCGAATTTAAAGCAGAGGTTCATACCTGGCTTTCTACTCAAGATCCTATTGACAATCCTAATTTGGTTAATTCTGCAGACTACATGAGGCTCAATAATGAAGCTAGAATGATGCAAGGCCAAAGTTTATTGTTTTCGGAGGCTGATATCATACAATCTGAGAATGGGGAACTGCCAAATGTTAATTGGTTTAATGAAGTAATGAGACAACAAGCTCACTCGTATAATACATCTGCAAATATTTCCGGAGGTGGTGGAGTAGGTACCTTTAACCTTATGCTTGGACATGTTAAGGAAAATGGGTTAAATGTAAATGAAGGAACTGAAAAGTTTAGTGCCCGATTTAATACCAATATCAATATGGGGGATAAATTTGTTCTATTGGCTGATTTTTATGCCCATAGGTTACAAGTTGATAGACTATATATGAACAGTGATGGTCATGGATTATACCAAAGAGCCTGGTGGATGAATCCTACACAGGATGTATATTATGATTCAGAATTAAAGGATCATTATATGTTGCATAATAATAACATGAACCCTGTAGCTCGTATTTTTGAGGGGGGGCTATCGAACAATCTTCACGATCGTAGCACCATTAACCTTAGACCTCGTTATTACATTAATGATAAACTGCACATTGCAGGTAATGTGTCTTACATGATGAATAAATCTGCCTCAAAACATAAGCGGGAGACCTTTAAATTCTATGATGGCGATGGTGTACCTGTAGAAACATGGGGACATACTGTAGGATCTTCACAGGGAGTTAGTCAGAGTCAGATTACTGCTCGTGCACTTTTAAACTATGAGACAAAACTAAGAGGCAATAAGGATCAGATTTATTTAGTACTTGGTACCGAGGCAATGAATTATACCTATTCTGATTATAGGGAAATAGCTAAATCTTCGTTCTTCACAAAATTGAATTACTCCTTCGATAATCGATATCTTTTAGAAGGCACAATTAGGGCAGATGGTAGTAGTAAATTTGCACCAGGTAATAGATGGGGAATATTTCCTTCTGGTTCAGTGGGATGGAATATGCATAATGAACAATTTATGTCCGGATTAAAAGAACAGGGGATTGTAAATAATTTAAAGTTACGAGCTTCTTACGGTAAAATTGGAAATGAAAATGTTGACCCCTACCTTTGGGAGGAAATAGTGAATACTTGGGGTTGGACAATGAGGGTTCCTAACCTTTCGTTTACTTGGGAAAAACAAAAGCAGACCAATGTTGGATTGGACCTAACGCTTTTGAACAATAGGCTGGATATAACTTTTGACACCTATAAGAAAGACTCTTACGATTTAATATATTCTAATTTCCCGGTTCCTCCATTAACTGGTTCACACTCCTTAGAATCTTCAGTAAATATTGGTGAAGTTCAAAATAAAGGATGGGAAGCCTCTGCGAAATGGTCGGATAAAATTGGAGATTTTTCCTATAGTGTAGAAGGAATGGTTTTTGATAATAAAAACAAGGTGCAAAAAGCGGGTTATTCCCAAAATGACACCTTGATCTTTAAAGGGGACAATGATAAAATTTGGTTCCGCGGGATAGCCGTAGATAACTATTACGGATATAGAAGCGATGGCTACTTCCAATCACAAGAAGAAGTAGATGCCACAGACGCCAAATTACCTAATACCCTGCCTGGTGATATAAGGTATGTTGATCAGAATGGGGATGGAATTATTAACGATAAGGATAGAGTTAACCTTGGTGATCCTTTTCCACATTTAAATTTCTCTGTCAATATAAATATGAGGTATAAAAACTGGGATTTTTCAATGCTTGGCCAAGGCGTGGGTAAACGCTTGGGTAGACTTAACGGAATGGAGGGATATCCTGTAATGATGGACGGATCAAGTAATAGCTTAGGGGTTCCAAGACAAGAATACATGGATAACCGTTGGACACCTGAGACTCCTAGAAGTAGGTTTCCACGAGTATGGACAGGCTCTAGCTCCAATGCAGTATTGAGCGATGTTTGGTTAAGTAATGCTTCATTTTTTAGATTTAAATCTCTTCAATTAGGATATACTATCCCAAAATTGGGCAATAGTATTAAGAATATCCGAATATATATGAATGCCCAAGATGCTATCACCTTCACAAAGTGGGAGGGTCTTGAGCCGGAAAGAGATGGAGGTAATGGAAACTATCCAAGAATGGCGACATATACCTTAGGCGCCAAATTAACTATATTTTAA
- a CDS encoding glycerophosphodiester phosphodiesterase family protein yields the protein MISRFFTSKTIKIYGLFLVFVILFGSCAEKNYNPVIAHRGAWKMQEIPENSIAALKEAISLDCYGSEFDVHLTKDDIPVVNHDKDFLGIDIETSTYEELLAKQLPNGENIPTLKAYLEEGLKQKNTKLILEIKSAPSGKERTLLLTKLAVEMVHDLNGRSMVEYICFDYDAGILVSQLDPNAEVAYLNGDKTPAEVKKVGYTGLDYNYMVYKKNPTWIKEAQELGLTVNAWTVNKEEDVKELLEQKVDYITTNEPELVFEILNR from the coding sequence ATGATATCAAGATTTTTTACCAGTAAAACGATTAAGATTTATGGTTTATTTTTAGTTTTTGTAATTCTATTTGGCAGTTGTGCTGAGAAGAATTACAATCCTGTCATAGCCCATAGAGGCGCATGGAAAATGCAAGAAATACCAGAAAACTCCATTGCAGCCCTTAAAGAGGCTATTTCATTGGACTGTTATGGTTCGGAGTTTGATGTCCATCTTACTAAGGACGACATCCCTGTAGTGAATCACGATAAAGACTTTTTAGGAATAGATATTGAAACCTCCACGTATGAAGAGTTATTAGCTAAACAACTTCCGAATGGTGAGAATATACCAACTTTGAAAGCGTACTTGGAAGAAGGTTTAAAACAAAAAAACACCAAATTGATCCTAGAGATCAAATCGGCTCCATCAGGAAAGGAAAGAACCTTGTTATTAACCAAACTTGCTGTAGAAATGGTACATGATTTAAATGGACGGTCCATGGTAGAATACATCTGTTTTGATTATGATGCCGGTATATTGGTAAGCCAGTTAGACCCCAATGCAGAAGTAGCCTACCTCAATGGAGACAAAACACCAGCCGAGGTAAAGAAGGTTGGTTATACAGGCCTAGATTACAATTATATGGTTTACAAAAAAAATCCAACATGGATTAAGGAAGCCCAGGAACTAGGTTTAACGGTTAATGCATGGACGGTGAATAAAGAAGAAGATGTGAAAGAACTTTTAGAGCAAAAAGTAGATTATATCACCACCAATGAACCTGAGCTTGTTTTTGAAATATTGAATAGGTAA
- a CDS encoding calcineurin-like phosphoesterase family protein, producing the protein MDHTRRKFIRIGGLSTIAGLSGIGLAFTSCQDNDPIVIDENNNLNITGVSIPSSLDVKQGETITLTGKGFKMGDRIKLTSTLDSSITYSSEVTAINNGTVTFTVPDGLTTGNYQLNVIRGTKDLLLGAMLLNLTADINIPDIAGMTVKGQVYSDGEGIPGVVVSDGYEVTVTDEQGVYYLPSQKRIGFVFISIPANYEVTNSGKAPQFFKRLSNNTTTVEQKDFSLIKVDNENHVVIPLADWHLANRNNDLQQFTGTVLPDVNTTIDQYAADGTKVYLLTLGDMTWETYWYGNGFGLNEYLPYMNMLNSPVFNVMGNHDNDPYYSNNWDAENKYREVIGPTYYSFNLGKVHYVVLDDVEYINTGGSVGNVGDRNYNTIITPDQIEWLKKDLAAITDKSTPIVVAMHTPLYRKPTLDSNGNQENSHALDNGSTLINCLKDFSSVNVLSGHTHVNYRVEEEENLMEHNTAAICATWWWTGRSGYANNHICKDGSPGGYSIWKMNGKDIQWRYKGIGYEEDYQFRSYDLNRVHITAAAFAPGTTEEKLAPYAGPYSQKNVNNEVLINVWGYDSQWQIEVTENSNKLNVTRVNTKDPLHIVSYDALRLNAGATPTGAFATNDTAHLFKVTASAPDTTIEIKVTDRFGKVYTENMERPKSFSLHMS; encoded by the coding sequence ATGGACCATACAAGAAGAAAATTTATAAGAATAGGGGGCCTGTCAACCATCGCGGGTTTAAGTGGAATAGGGTTGGCGTTTACTAGTTGTCAAGATAATGACCCTATTGTTATTGATGAAAATAACAATTTAAATATCACAGGGGTTTCCATCCCTTCCAGTCTAGATGTAAAGCAAGGGGAAACCATTACCCTAACAGGAAAAGGGTTTAAAATGGGGGATAGGATAAAGTTAACCTCTACGCTGGATAGCAGTATAACCTATAGCAGTGAGGTGACCGCCATTAATAATGGAACGGTCACCTTTACCGTACCCGACGGATTAACTACTGGAAACTACCAGCTTAATGTGATCCGTGGGACAAAAGACCTTCTTTTGGGCGCAATGCTCCTTAATTTGACGGCAGATATCAATATCCCAGATATTGCTGGGATGACCGTAAAAGGGCAAGTGTATTCTGATGGAGAAGGGATTCCCGGGGTGGTTGTTTCTGATGGTTATGAGGTGACGGTTACGGATGAGCAGGGGGTATATTACCTTCCATCTCAAAAGAGAATTGGATTTGTTTTTATTTCCATACCGGCTAATTACGAAGTAACCAATTCGGGGAAAGCACCACAATTCTTTAAACGATTAAGTAATAACACCACCACCGTTGAACAAAAGGACTTTTCCCTAATCAAGGTTGACAATGAGAATCATGTGGTTATTCCTTTGGCAGATTGGCATTTGGCCAATAGAAACAATGATTTACAACAATTTACTGGTACGGTATTGCCAGATGTGAATACCACTATAGATCAGTATGCGGCAGACGGTACCAAGGTATATCTCCTGACCCTTGGCGATATGACTTGGGAAACATATTGGTATGGAAATGGTTTTGGGCTGAATGAATACCTTCCCTACATGAATATGTTAAATAGTCCTGTTTTTAATGTCATGGGGAATCATGATAATGATCCCTATTATTCTAATAACTGGGACGCAGAAAATAAATATAGGGAAGTTATAGGCCCCACTTATTACTCCTTCAATTTAGGGAAGGTGCATTATGTGGTGCTGGATGACGTGGAATATATTAATACCGGTGGATCGGTTGGAAACGTAGGTGATCGAAATTACAATACTATTATCACTCCAGATCAGATAGAATGGTTAAAAAAGGATTTGGCCGCCATTACGGATAAAAGCACACCTATTGTAGTAGCTATGCATACGCCTTTGTATAGAAAACCCACCTTGGACTCCAATGGAAACCAAGAAAACAGTCATGCCTTGGACAATGGGAGTACCCTGATCAATTGCTTAAAAGATTTTTCCTCGGTCAATGTACTATCTGGACATACCCATGTGAACTATAGGGTAGAAGAAGAGGAGAACCTCATGGAACATAACACAGCTGCTATATGTGCTACTTGGTGGTGGACCGGTAGAAGTGGTTATGCAAATAACCACATTTGTAAAGATGGTAGCCCTGGGGGCTATAGTATCTGGAAAATGAACGGAAAAGATATTCAATGGCGTTATAAGGGGATAGGGTATGAGGAAGATTACCAATTCCGCTCCTATGATCTAAACAGGGTGCATATCACCGCTGCAGCGTTTGCCCCTGGAACTACGGAGGAGAAGCTTGCTCCTTATGCCGGGCCATATAGCCAAAAAAATGTCAACAATGAAGTATTGATCAACGTATGGGGCTATGATAGCCAGTGGCAAATTGAGGTGACAGAAAATAGCAACAAATTAAATGTCACACGGGTAAATACCAAGGATCCATTGCATATTGTATCCTATGATGCCTTACGACTTAATGCAGGGGCTACACCAACAGGAGCATTTGCAACCAATGATACGGCGCACTTATTTAAGGTTACGGCTTCTGCACCAGACACTACGATAGAAATTAAGGTTACGGACCGTTTTGGGAAGGTCTATACGGAAAATATGGAACGTCCAAAATCGTTTTCGTTACATATGAGCTAA
- a CDS encoding BACON domain-containing protein produces MMKETINLKNQGSMFTKNKVRKKGIRLLFVLTLFALPLIFTSCNEDEAEFSGEPFFMIEENPTGLSVGVAGETKTYIVRSNRPWKIVSQGEVEWVKAFPAEGKDDGVFKIVVSENDGFDPRTINFAFVVDGNEQPLLFRVDQEANVPYITLEVSDNGVATPSAQGEVNIAVKANVIWTYALEDASWLSEIEMTEQGIKLLADRNYGEERSTTVTISSALHPTLAKETVITQSAGNIILEEDFNWLTYGSPIFYAWNDPNEIRMDQWTDEEKAKGWTSTESELSSGQQIVYARPGFVKLGKTGVGGDLISPALAALEGPTKVLVTFKAVPYKTKGGSQDDNILHVSVIGDGATNVSTFTIDNWPEYDENFDAAKTWQEESAHYEFIITGATAATKLKFLGGDYNLVGIGAGKNRIFIDDIKVEIID; encoded by the coding sequence ATGATGAAAGAAACTATTAACCTTAAAAACCAAGGAAGCATGTTCACTAAGAATAAAGTAAGAAAAAAAGGAATCCGGTTACTGTTTGTGCTAACCTTGTTCGCTTTACCTCTAATTTTTACCTCGTGTAATGAAGATGAGGCCGAGTTTTCGGGAGAGCCTTTTTTCATGATCGAAGAAAATCCGACCGGACTTTCCGTTGGGGTTGCTGGGGAAACAAAAACCTATATAGTACGCTCCAATCGCCCTTGGAAAATTGTTTCTCAGGGAGAAGTAGAATGGGTAAAGGCCTTTCCAGCTGAAGGGAAAGATGATGGAGTTTTTAAAATTGTTGTGTCTGAAAATGACGGTTTTGATCCCCGTACAATAAATTTTGCTTTTGTGGTTGATGGGAATGAGCAACCGCTTCTTTTTCGTGTAGACCAAGAGGCCAATGTACCTTATATTACACTGGAAGTTTCGGATAATGGGGTAGCTACTCCCTCTGCCCAAGGCGAAGTAAACATAGCAGTGAAAGCAAATGTGATATGGACTTATGCCTTAGAGGACGCTAGTTGGCTTTCCGAAATAGAGATGACGGAACAAGGAATTAAATTACTTGCAGATAGGAATTATGGTGAAGAACGCTCCACCACGGTAACTATCAGCTCAGCACTACACCCTACTTTGGCAAAGGAAACTGTTATTACTCAATCTGCCGGAAATATAATTCTAGAGGAAGACTTTAATTGGTTAACCTATGGAAGCCCTATATTTTATGCTTGGAACGATCCCAACGAGATAAGAATGGATCAGTGGACCGATGAAGAAAAGGCCAAAGGATGGACCAGTACCGAAAGCGAACTTTCAAGCGGTCAGCAAATAGTATATGCCCGTCCTGGATTTGTAAAGTTAGGAAAAACCGGAGTTGGAGGAGATCTAATATCTCCAGCCTTGGCTGCTTTAGAGGGGCCAACCAAAGTCCTTGTTACTTTTAAGGCTGTTCCTTATAAAACTAAAGGAGGTTCACAAGATGATAATATCCTTCACGTTAGTGTTATTGGCGATGGAGCCACCAACGTGAGCACGTTTACCATAGACAACTGGCCAGAGTACGATGAGAATTTTGATGCAGCTAAAACATGGCAAGAAGAATCGGCACATTATGAATTTATCATTACAGGCGCCACTGCTGCGACAAAACTTAAGTTTTTAGGGGGAGATTATAACCTCGTAGGTATTGGAGCTGGTAAGAACCGTATTTTCATTGACGATATCAAAGTAGAAATAATCGATTGA
- a CDS encoding SusD/RagB family nutrient-binding outer membrane lipoprotein yields the protein MNTLKKIIFIGAIVGMSFSCTSDFEEINTNPNRTTVGKIKTSGMFEPLLYNGANAWMNYSWYWNNELIQFTAFTGGTTRQEHRYFISDGNWQNVWDLYTRYANNALHMQDLSIEQDEKSLEAIAMTLKVLYMSNLTDMFGDVPYSEAFTARKLNGTTKPKFDSQKEVYEHMFADLMAANEIYASKPIFQKPALDGMYKGSMEQWQKFNNSLYLRLLNRVSGRSEMNVGAKMSEILNNPAKFPIFTSNSDNATVIFSGNDPYRSQFSDSNEGSFTSSGRKLTEQLIKMTVLTDNNDNQVYEDPRLSIFGKKNPNLSVNPNNIWKGTIAGVSEQDQSAADRGSSWLNAAVFVRSDAPGTFMDYAEVQFILAEAALKGTIPGGESAAKTYYENAVEASVEKWAEMGQYSQIPVSIQSTDITALLTSDLASWDAASNKEELIGNQKYLSLFFIGMEAYHEYRRTGYPELTIGNGANFNDYILPTRFAYPTTTMATNNENAQEALQRMGGENNMKTPVWWSKQAIEEGK from the coding sequence ATGAACACATTGAAGAAAATTATATTTATTGGAGCTATAGTAGGGATGTCTTTTTCCTGTACTTCTGATTTTGAAGAGATAAATACCAACCCCAACCGAACAACGGTTGGGAAAATAAAAACTAGTGGAATGTTCGAGCCGTTGTTATATAACGGTGCCAATGCATGGATGAACTATTCTTGGTATTGGAACAATGAGCTGATTCAGTTCACTGCATTTACAGGAGGAACTACGCGTCAGGAACACAGATACTTTATTAGTGATGGAAACTGGCAAAATGTTTGGGATCTTTACACCCGTTATGCAAATAACGCGTTACATATGCAAGATCTGAGCATAGAGCAAGATGAAAAGTCGTTAGAAGCCATTGCGATGACACTTAAAGTCTTATACATGTCCAACCTTACGGATATGTTTGGAGATGTTCCTTATTCCGAGGCCTTTACCGCACGGAAACTAAATGGAACCACCAAACCGAAATTCGACTCCCAAAAAGAAGTGTACGAACATATGTTTGCTGACCTTATGGCGGCCAATGAAATATATGCCAGCAAACCCATTTTTCAAAAACCTGCCTTGGACGGTATGTATAAAGGATCTATGGAGCAATGGCAAAAATTCAACAATTCATTGTATTTAAGATTGCTCAATAGGGTTAGCGGTCGTAGTGAGATGAATGTTGGGGCAAAAATGAGCGAGATTCTTAACAATCCCGCTAAGTTTCCCATATTCACTTCAAATAGTGATAATGCAACGGTAATATTCTCAGGGAACGATCCTTACCGTAGCCAGTTTTCTGATAGTAATGAGGGTAGTTTTACGAGCTCTGGTAGAAAATTGACCGAGCAACTGATAAAAATGACTGTACTCACCGATAATAACGATAACCAAGTTTATGAAGATCCGCGCCTTTCAATTTTTGGAAAGAAGAATCCAAATCTAAGTGTAAATCCTAATAATATATGGAAAGGTACTATTGCAGGAGTTTCGGAACAAGATCAGAGCGCTGCCGACCGTGGTTCCTCATGGCTCAACGCTGCCGTATTTGTAAGATCTGATGCTCCTGGCACTTTTATGGACTATGCCGAAGTTCAATTCATTTTGGCAGAAGCCGCTTTAAAAGGAACTATCCCTGGAGGGGAAAGCGCAGCAAAAACATATTACGAAAACGCAGTTGAGGCTTCCGTAGAAAAATGGGCGGAAATGGGACAATACAGTCAAATCCCAGTAAGTATTCAAAGCACGGATATTACCGCGCTGCTGACTTCTGACTTGGCATCTTGGGACGCTGCTTCCAATAAGGAAGAATTAATAGGAAATCAAAAATATTTATCCCTATTCTTTATCGGGATGGAAGCTTACCATGAATACCGACGTACTGGATATCCTGAATTAACAATTGGGAATGGCGCTAATTTTAATGATTATATCCTTCCTACCCGTTTTGCATACCCTACCACAACCATGGCTACTAATAATGAAAACGCGCAAGAGGCCTTACAGAGAATGGGGGGGGAGAACAATATGAAAACTCCAGTATGGTGGAGCAAACAAGCTATTGAGGAAGGAAAATAA